A region of Paraburkholderia largidicola DNA encodes the following proteins:
- a CDS encoding efflux RND transporter permease subunit, with translation MSAVHDEEGRFNLSAWALRHQALVVFLITLATAFGILAYTKLAQSEDPPFTFRVMVIRTFWPGATARQVQEEVTDRIGRKLQETPAIDFLRSYSRPGESLIFFTMKDSAPVKDVPETWYQVRKKVGDIAQTLPQGVQGPFFNDEFGDVYTNIYTLEGDGFSSAQLHDYADELRTVLLRVPGVGKVDYFGDPDQHIYVEITNTQLTRLGISPNQLAQAINSQNSVSPSGTLTTYDDRVFVRPTGQFKDLNALADTLIRINGRSFRLGDIATIKRGYDDPPVTQMRFQGKPVLGIGVTMQPGGDVIRLGTSLDEKMKDLQAHLPAGLKLVEVSSMPHAVAHSVDDFLEAVAEAVAIVLVVSLVSLGVRTGMVVVISIPVVLAVTALCMYLFDIGLHKVSLGTLVLALGLLVDDAIIAVEMMAVKLEQGWKRTRAAAYAYTSTAFPMLTGTLVTVSGFLPIALAKSSTGEYTRSIFEVSAIALIASWLAAVVLIPMLGYHLLPERKRQAHEPEDHEHDIYETRFYRRLSGWITWCIERRFVVLAITVILFVVSLAGFSIVPQQFFPSSDRPELLVDVRLPEGASFQATLRQAQRIEKALEGRPEIDHSVNFVGSGAPRFYLPLDQQLQQPNFAQFVITAKSVEDREKLARWLEPKLRNDFPAIRTRLSRLENGPPVGYPVQFRVSGDDIATVRSIAEKVAATMRANPGTANVQFDWDEPAERSVRFEVDQKKARELGVTSADVSSFLAMTLSGYTVTQYRERDKLISVDLRAPKNERVDPSQLLTLAMPTPNGSVPLGALGRMRDDLEYGVIWERDRQPTITVQSDVRGNAQGIDVTHAVDKQLAQIRSTLPVGYRIEIGGSVEESAKGQTSINAQMPIMIIAVLVLLMIQLQSFARVLMVVLTAPLGLIGVVATLLLFGKPFGFVAMLGVIAMFGIIMRNSVILVDQIEQDIAQGHKRFDAIVGATVRRFRPITLTAAAAVLALIPLLRSNFFGPMATALMGGITSATVLTLFYLPALYAAWFRVRGDERDPRPEPSAHSGN, from the coding sequence ATGAGCGCAGTGCATGACGAAGAAGGACGCTTCAACCTGTCCGCGTGGGCGCTGCGTCATCAGGCGCTGGTCGTGTTTCTGATCACGCTGGCGACGGCGTTCGGCATCCTCGCCTATACGAAGCTCGCGCAATCGGAAGATCCGCCGTTCACGTTCCGCGTGATGGTGATCCGTACGTTCTGGCCCGGCGCGACCGCGCGCCAGGTACAGGAAGAAGTCACCGACCGCATCGGCCGGAAACTCCAGGAAACGCCAGCGATCGATTTTCTGCGCAGCTATTCGCGCCCCGGTGAATCGCTGATCTTCTTTACGATGAAGGACTCGGCGCCCGTCAAGGACGTGCCTGAAACCTGGTATCAGGTGCGCAAGAAAGTCGGCGATATCGCGCAGACGCTGCCGCAAGGCGTTCAGGGCCCGTTCTTCAACGACGAGTTCGGCGACGTCTACACGAACATCTATACGCTCGAAGGCGACGGCTTTTCGTCCGCACAACTGCACGACTACGCCGATGAACTGCGCACAGTGCTGCTGCGTGTGCCGGGCGTCGGCAAGGTCGATTATTTCGGCGATCCCGACCAGCACATCTATGTCGAGATCACGAACACGCAGTTGACGCGTCTCGGCATTTCGCCGAATCAGCTCGCGCAGGCGATCAACTCGCAGAACAGCGTCTCGCCTTCCGGCACGCTGACGACCTACGACGACCGCGTGTTCGTGCGCCCCACGGGGCAATTCAAAGACCTGAACGCGCTCGCCGACACGCTGATCCGCATCAACGGCCGCTCCTTCCGGCTCGGCGATATCGCGACCATCAAACGCGGCTACGATGATCCGCCCGTCACGCAGATGCGTTTCCAGGGCAAGCCGGTGCTCGGCATCGGCGTGACGATGCAGCCTGGCGGCGACGTGATCCGGCTCGGCACGTCGCTCGACGAAAAGATGAAGGACTTGCAGGCGCATCTGCCCGCAGGGTTGAAGCTCGTCGAAGTATCGAGCATGCCGCACGCCGTCGCGCACTCCGTCGACGACTTCCTAGAAGCCGTCGCCGAAGCCGTGGCAATCGTGCTGGTCGTGAGTCTCGTGTCGCTGGGCGTGCGCACGGGGATGGTGGTCGTGATCTCGATTCCCGTCGTGCTCGCCGTGACGGCGCTGTGCATGTATCTGTTCGATATCGGCTTGCATAAGGTGTCGCTGGGTACGCTGGTGCTCGCGCTCGGCCTGCTCGTCGACGACGCCATCATCGCCGTCGAAATGATGGCCGTGAAACTCGAACAGGGCTGGAAGCGCACGCGCGCCGCAGCGTACGCCTATACGAGCACCGCGTTTCCGATGCTGACGGGGACCCTCGTCACCGTGTCCGGCTTTCTGCCCATTGCGCTCGCGAAGTCGAGCACGGGCGAATACACGCGCTCGATTTTCGAGGTGTCGGCGATTGCGCTGATCGCGTCATGGCTTGCGGCCGTCGTGCTGATTCCGATGCTCGGCTATCACCTGCTGCCCGAGCGCAAACGCCAGGCGCACGAACCCGAGGACCACGAACACGACATCTACGAAACGCGCTTCTATCGACGTTTGTCAGGCTGGATCACGTGGTGCATCGAGCGGCGCTTCGTCGTGCTCGCGATTACGGTGATTCTGTTCGTCGTGTCGCTCGCGGGCTTCTCGATCGTGCCACAACAGTTCTTCCCGAGTTCCGACCGGCCCGAACTGCTCGTCGATGTGCGGCTGCCCGAGGGCGCGTCGTTCCAGGCAACCTTGCGCCAGGCGCAGCGCATCGAAAAAGCCCTTGAAGGCCGGCCCGAAATCGATCATTCGGTGAACTTCGTCGGCTCGGGCGCGCCGCGCTTCTATCTGCCGCTCGACCAGCAATTGCAGCAGCCGAACTTCGCGCAGTTCGTCATCACCGCGAAGTCGGTCGAAGATCGCGAGAAGCTCGCGCGCTGGCTCGAACCGAAACTGCGCAACGATTTCCCCGCGATCCGCACGCGTCTGTCGCGCCTCGAAAACGGCCCGCCTGTCGGTTATCCCGTGCAGTTCCGCGTAAGCGGCGACGACATCGCGACGGTGCGCTCGATTGCCGAAAAGGTGGCCGCAACGATGCGCGCGAACCCGGGCACGGCGAATGTGCAGTTCGACTGGGACGAACCCGCTGAGCGCTCGGTGCGCTTCGAGGTTGATCAGAAGAAGGCGCGCGAGTTGGGCGTGACGTCGGCGGATGTATCGAGCTTTCTGGCGATGACGCTGTCGGGCTACACGGTCACGCAGTACCGCGAGCGCGACAAGCTGATCAGCGTCGATCTGCGCGCGCCGAAGAACGAGCGCGTCGACCCGTCGCAACTGCTGACGCTCGCGATGCCGACGCCCAACGGCTCCGTGCCGCTCGGCGCACTCGGCCGCATGCGCGACGATCTGGAGTATGGCGTGATCTGGGAACGCGACCGCCAGCCGACGATCACCGTGCAGTCCGACGTGCGCGGCAACGCGCAAGGCATCGATGTCACGCATGCCGTCGACAAGCAACTCGCGCAGATCCGCTCGACACTGCCAGTGGGCTACCGGATCGAGATCGGCGGCTCGGTCGAGGAAAGCGCGAAGGGACAGACGTCGATCAATGCGCAGATGCCGATCATGATCATTGCCGTGCTGGTGTTGCTGATGATCCAGTTGCAAAGCTTCGCGCGCGTGCTGATGGTCGTACTGACTGCGCCGCTCGGGTTGATCGGCGTGGTCGCGACCTTGCTGCTGTTCGGCAAGCCTTTTGGCTTCGTCGCGATGCTCGGCGTAATCGCGATGTTCGGCATCATCATGCGTAACTCGGTGATTCTCGTCGATCAGATCGAGCAGGACATCGCGCAGGGACACAAGCGCTTCGATGCGATCGTCGGCGCGACGGTGCGGCGTTTCCGGCCGATCACATTGACGGCGGCGGCCGCCGTGCTCGCGCTGATTCCGCTGTTGCGCTCGAACTTCTTCGGCCCGATGGCGACGGCGTTGATGGGCGGCATTACGAGCGCGACCGTGCTCACGCTGTTCTATCTGCCGGCGCTGTATGCCGCGTGGTTCCGCGTGCGCGGCGACGAGCGCGATCCGCGCCCTGAGCCGTCCGCACATTCGGGGAACTGA
- a CDS encoding efflux RND transporter periplasmic adaptor subunit: protein MSASAPLFRRTPLGVLVLVGALTLAACHNKETAAPAPRPVVAVAVHADGQPLAASLPGEVQARYSTPLSFRIAGKIIERRVRLGDVVQNGQIVARLDPADAQKNAASAAAQLEAAQHRLVYAKQQLDRDRAQARENLIAQTQLEQTEDAYASAAAQRDQAQQQAALAKDQLQYATLTADHAGVITAEQADTGQNVSAGQAVYNLAWSGDVDVVCDVPEGALASLRVGQMATVKLGALPGRTFNARVRELSPAADPQSRTYRAKLTLDHPGPDVRLGMTADIDFTHDNAAAHASLYTLPATALFHDGTQPAVWIVKSGSDQLELRRVQVAHYAERTVAISQGLNEGERVVWQGVHTVTAGEKVRVVPPLHPEDFAS, encoded by the coding sequence CTGTCCGCCTCTGCTCCGTTGTTTCGCCGTACCCCGCTTGGCGTGCTCGTCCTCGTGGGCGCGCTGACACTCGCTGCGTGTCATAACAAGGAAACCGCTGCGCCCGCGCCGCGGCCTGTCGTCGCCGTCGCCGTGCATGCCGACGGCCAGCCGCTCGCAGCGTCGCTGCCGGGCGAAGTGCAGGCGCGCTATTCGACGCCGCTGTCGTTCCGTATCGCCGGCAAGATCATCGAGCGTCGCGTGCGGCTGGGCGACGTCGTGCAGAACGGCCAGATCGTCGCGCGGCTCGATCCCGCCGACGCGCAGAAGAACGCCGCCAGCGCCGCCGCGCAACTCGAAGCGGCGCAGCACCGGCTCGTCTATGCGAAGCAGCAACTCGACCGCGACCGCGCGCAGGCACGCGAGAATCTGATTGCGCAGACGCAACTGGAGCAGACGGAAGATGCATACGCGTCCGCCGCCGCGCAACGCGATCAGGCGCAGCAACAGGCCGCACTCGCGAAAGACCAGCTTCAATACGCGACCCTCACCGCCGATCACGCGGGCGTCATCACGGCCGAACAGGCGGATACGGGGCAGAACGTGTCGGCGGGACAGGCCGTCTACAACCTCGCATGGTCGGGCGATGTCGACGTCGTCTGCGACGTGCCTGAAGGCGCGCTCGCATCGCTGCGCGTCGGACAGATGGCGACCGTCAAGCTCGGCGCGCTGCCCGGCCGCACCTTCAATGCGCGCGTGCGCGAACTGTCGCCTGCCGCCGATCCGCAAAGCCGCACCTATCGCGCGAAGCTCACGCTCGATCACCCGGGGCCCGATGTGCGCCTCGGCATGACGGCCGATATCGACTTCACGCACGACAACGCCGCTGCGCACGCAAGCCTGTATACATTGCCCGCCACGGCGCTCTTTCATGACGGCACGCAGCCCGCAGTCTGGATCGTGAAGAGCGGCAGCGATCAGCTCGAACTGCGTCGCGTGCAGGTCGCGCATTACGCTGAACGGACCGTCGCGATCTCGCAGGGTTTGAATGAAGGCGAGCGCGTCGTATGGCAAGGCGTGCACACGGTGACGGCGGGCGAGAAAGTCCGCGTCGTGCCGCCGTTGCATCCCGAGGATTTCGCGTCATGA
- a CDS encoding TetR/AcrR family transcriptional regulator codes for MKRKRLTREQSKDQTRLRLLDAAQAIFMKKGFVAASVEDIAEAAGYTRGAFYSNFRSKPELFLELLRRDHESMQADLQNIFEENATREDMEASVLRYYSRMPSENKCFLLWVEAKLLAARDVRFRVRFNAFMHEKLEQLTAYITEFSVRVGTPLPLPAETLALGLMGLCDGMQFFFTVDPQRFSGERAEEVLGNFFARVVFGRTME; via the coding sequence ATGAAACGCAAACGACTCACACGCGAACAGAGCAAAGACCAGACGCGCCTGCGTCTGCTCGACGCTGCGCAGGCCATTTTCATGAAGAAGGGGTTCGTCGCGGCGAGCGTCGAAGACATCGCGGAGGCGGCGGGTTACACGCGCGGCGCGTTCTATTCGAACTTCCGCAGCAAGCCCGAACTGTTCCTGGAGTTGTTGCGGCGCGATCACGAGTCGATGCAGGCGGATCTGCAGAACATCTTCGAAGAGAATGCGACGCGCGAAGATATGGAAGCGAGCGTGCTGCGCTACTACAGCCGCATGCCGAGCGAGAACAAGTGCTTCCTGCTATGGGTGGAGGCGAAGCTGCTCGCCGCGCGCGATGTGCGATTCCGCGTGCGCTTCAATGCGTTCATGCATGAGAAGCTCGAGCAGCTGACGGCGTACATCACGGAGTTTTCGGTGCGCGTCGGCACGCCGCTGCCGCTGCCGGCCGAGACACTGGCGCTCGGCCTGATGGGTCTGTGCGACGGCATGCAGTTTTTCTTTACCGTCGATCCCCAACGGTTTTCAGGCGAGCGCGCAGAAGAAGTGCTCGGCAATTTCTTTGCGCGCGTCGTGTTCGGCAGGACGATGGAGTAG
- a CDS encoding efflux transporter outer membrane subunit, giving the protein MSLLSMTRTPFAVAVAVACMFVAACSFGPNGNPPAMPEPAHYGADPQPTQTVPAQGVTQQFVVGAKAVPQWWRTFESDQLNTLVDEGLRNSPTLAAADKSLTAAREQLRAQIGSNMLPTIDAGGQAARQRALAIPEIGPNTFLYNTFVGQLQAQYTFDIFGASRLANAALASRVNVQAYQFDAARRALASNIVAAAISAATLDAQVQTTERLVALANDQARDTQRRYDLGAVSHSDLLSAQQSAASLAASLPAARQQLLTTRHALAVLLGRTPDAAPPALDLASLHVPEQVPVSVPSDLLQARPDIQAADATLKAAAADVGVATAQMFPSLTLSASMGQGGFSWPVALSGAGAIWSIGASITQPIFHGGALFAQRRAAVASYEAATSQYKQTVLAAFQNVADTLAALEHDAQSLDAANVAARAARQSFDETSARYRLGAVPVTASRSSEQQYRNARLDEIRYTGARLNDTAALFQAMGNPPVDEAASAPAVVAR; this is encoded by the coding sequence ATGAGCCTTCTTTCGATGACCCGTACGCCTTTCGCCGTAGCCGTAGCCGTTGCCTGCATGTTCGTGGCGGCCTGTTCATTCGGACCGAACGGCAATCCGCCTGCGATGCCTGAGCCTGCGCACTACGGCGCCGATCCGCAACCGACGCAAACGGTGCCTGCGCAGGGCGTCACGCAGCAGTTCGTGGTGGGCGCGAAGGCGGTGCCGCAATGGTGGCGCACGTTCGAATCGGATCAGCTGAACACGCTCGTCGACGAAGGGCTGCGCAACAGCCCGACGCTCGCCGCCGCTGACAAGAGCCTGACGGCCGCGCGCGAGCAGTTGCGCGCGCAGATCGGCAGCAACATGTTGCCGACCATCGACGCGGGCGGTCAGGCGGCTCGCCAGCGCGCACTCGCGATTCCGGAGATCGGGCCGAATACGTTTCTGTACAACACGTTCGTCGGCCAGTTGCAGGCGCAATACACGTTCGATATTTTCGGCGCATCGCGGCTCGCGAATGCGGCGCTTGCGTCGCGCGTGAACGTACAGGCGTACCAGTTCGACGCGGCGCGGCGCGCGCTGGCCTCGAACATCGTGGCTGCCGCGATTTCCGCGGCGACGCTCGATGCGCAGGTGCAAACGACCGAGCGGCTGGTTGCGCTCGCCAATGACCAGGCGCGCGACACGCAGCGCCGCTACGATCTCGGCGCGGTGTCGCACAGCGATCTGCTGAGCGCGCAGCAAAGCGCAGCGTCGCTTGCCGCAAGTCTGCCTGCGGCGCGCCAGCAGTTGCTGACGACGCGGCATGCGCTTGCGGTGCTGCTCGGACGTACACCGGATGCGGCGCCGCCTGCGCTCGATCTTGCTTCGCTGCATGTGCCGGAGCAGGTGCCTGTCTCGGTGCCTTCAGATCTGCTGCAGGCGCGCCCCGATATTCAGGCGGCAGATGCGACGCTTAAAGCCGCTGCCGCCGATGTCGGCGTAGCGACGGCGCAGATGTTTCCTAGCCTGACGCTGAGTGCGTCGATGGGGCAAGGCGGGTTTAGTTGGCCTGTTGCGCTGTCGGGGGCGGGGGCGATCTGGAGCATCGGTGCGTCGATCACGCAGCCGATTTTTCATGGTGGTGCGTTGTTTGCGCAGCGGCGCGCGGCCGTCGCTTCGTATGAGGCTGCGACGTCGCAGTACAAGCAGACGGTGCTGGCGGCGTTTCAGAATGTGGCCGATACGCTCGCTGCTTTGGAGCATGATGCACAGTCGCTCGATGCCGCCAATGTCGCGGCGCGTGCGGCGCGGCAGTCGTTCGATGAGACGTCGGCGCGGTATCGGCTGGGCGCCGTGCCGGTTACCGCTTCCCGGTCTAGCGAGCAGCAGTATCGCAATGCGCGGCTTGATGAGATCCGGTATACGGGTGCGAGGTTGAATGACACGGCGGCGTTGTTTCAGGCGATGGGGAATCCACCGGTCGATGAGGCGGCGTCGGCGCCCGCCGTTGTTGCGCGGTGA